In the genome of Primulina tabacum isolate GXHZ01 chromosome 13, ASM2559414v2, whole genome shotgun sequence, the window AGGGCTTCCTCTCTTGGGTACCGGCGCCCTGCTTCCCACCTGCTCCCTCAACCTCCTTATCTCTTTCCACATCTCTCCCATCTCACTAATCTCCCCACTCTGGAGGGGTTGCGTCTCTTCAACCCTGCTATGATGgacctcaacattttcctccCGCTCCTGATGGGCGGCTTGTTCCTCTacaaacatagactcttgattcctcttcatggcctcatccactgttcgggtgataaattggcccagctgttccagggtcaagtttcccacattctcattgggacgggTTTGCTCGGCCCTCGTCTCGTGGATGGGCTGCTCAGTTCTggcctcttgacgaggttgttcttgTCTCGTCTCAAGATGTGGTTGTTCCTGTCCCGCCTCAGCGCGAGATGGTTCGGGTCCCCTccgaggacgcgatgatgctgaggtgGCTCTTCCACTCCCTCTcctccctaccatctctacgtcttaACTCAaaagttcccacagacggcgccaagtgatactcacgggaaatttagggtccgatccacgcaagcgtcactaatccagacacgggcttcaaaattaccctgggcctgaaatcacaaataagaccgttaggagggggccaggagagtatcctggcgtagcccctccgacgctcaagtcagagactgaggatatatggggggagcagctaagggcgctgctgaaaacaatatagtgaattccataatcatacgctccaacctggtatttatagaagaatacctgggcttgtcatgggccattcacctgtgggccttaatgatgggccgggaatttgggccggatcttgatgggttcatccctgggTATCAAAATCAATTGAATTATTATTATAGATTTAAAAtcacaaatttaaaattcatcggTCCAATTGTATTTGTCCAATTGTAGACCCGAAATAGTTTGAAGTCTACGGCCAATTTTGAAAGTAGAAAGAAAATAGGCTTTGGCCCATCACATGTGTCACAGACGGGAGAAGTTCTTTTTAAACCAATGGGGATACAAAACAAGAGAGAGATGCGTAGGAGGAGGACCACCACTCAATCACCATTCACGTCGTTCTGATTTTTAGAATTtagatttttatttctttttccaATTCATGTAGACGACACTTGGCACGCcatacaaaattttttatcaaaCAATCCTATTTTTGGATGGactttttttatgaaaaaatattattttgaaaaaaaatatgtattttaaatatcaaatatagttattgtaaatattttttctcctgtttttatttttgttatattCATTAGACGATTCAGTGTTTCATTTTGTGGGGATACTAACCTAAAATCTCACTTcttgctttttttaaaaaataaaaacaaaatattacCTCAATATCTCTTTTTTCGAGTTAAGTTTCAACATAATTCACGCttcgcttttttttttttaaatgatatgaGAGTTTGCATCCGATTCATTATATTTCGATTTTTCGATACATCTCAAACTAATACAATATCCTACAAATTACTTTAGTCAGATAAATCGAAATGGATAAGCTCTGTACGACGAGCTTGTCCTAAAAAATGACATAAAAATATCTCACTTCACTTTTTAATTGTATGTCTCATCTGTAATAACCTAAAATCACGTTGTAGACACTAGTCAAATGAAAATGATCTCCCCCTAAATTGGATTATCATGTTATCATCGTTGGAAAAATCCAAATCTTTTCACAATAGGAATCGACGGTCATTCCTTTATATTCATTTTTTTCCCCTGAAAAACATTATTCAACATTCCATTTCGATTCAGCGATCGTTATTCCAGACATCTCTTGATaattatcaataattattatgataaaagaTATATCCGAGGGAAAAAATGCTACTAATGGCGCAACGCTGTAGCTTTGCTCAACCTGATCTGAAAATTTCAATCAGCCTTGGATTGAAGATAAATCTTAGCCAATTCCCATTAACCTTAAATGGTGTCTCCCAAAATTTCCATCAACAtggtaatttttaaaaaaaaacaaagaaagaaaagatgagatttattttgtaaataaatttaaataaaactacTATTTTATAAAGGCCAAGTCAGGAGAGGAGAATGGGTCTTCCGCCACCAAAAATGGGAACATGAATGCTTTCACATACGGAACCCCGATCACATCACCAGTCAAAGTCAACGTTTCAAACCCTCTGTGGTAGTCTGTCACCTCTCCCCACACGAAAAGGAAATTGCACAAATATAGAAATTCACCACATTATCAACACAAAAACAATTCAATTTAAGCCTTTTAAATCGTTGACACAATCTTTTGTATTCTTTTTTACATAAATCTTCTTACGTCCTGTGTAATTTTCCTACAAGAATGAATGAAATTCATGTCCATCAAATAAAGATTTCTTCAATGTGGAATAATTGAATTCTTGATCAATGCTGTGAAGATCGATTCTTTCTACAACATTTTTTTGAACGAGCACGTCACACAAAATTTGTCCAGTATGATTTACAGATTGACGTGATAACATTAATCTGATGATTTACTCAatacatatcaaaagataacgACAACAAGTTTCATAGTTAAAAAAATGTCGAAAAGAGGCCTTATTCCAGATGCATGGGGATAAGTCGCCTGGACCCGATGGATACAACCCCGcatttttccaaaaattttgGAGCTTGGTTGAACAAGATGTATTCAATGAGTTTTCAAACTGGTGGATGAACTGCTGCTTTCCTGAACATTTTAATGATACCCATATAGCACTCATTCCCAAAGGTGAGAATCAAAGCAGCATGAAGGATTATCGGCCCATCTCCCTCTGTAATGTCCTCTACAAAATATTTGCTAAAGTTCTGGCAAACAGAATGAAACCTCTCCTCAACAAAATAATCTCAGAATTCCAATCAGCTTTTAGAGATCGATCACTCACAATATAGTGGTAGCATTTGAGATTATTCACTACCTCAAAAGAAAGACCAGAGGAAAAGAAGGGATTGTGGCACTAAAACTAGATGTAAGCAAAGCATATGATCGCTTGAGCTGGGAATTTCTGGAAAAAACGTTGACAAGACTCGGCTTTGATAGAAAATGGGTGAATCTTATATGCTCTGCATCTCATCAGTCTCTTATTCGGTGCTTATAAATGACAGAGTGGTTGGACCAATTCAACCTCATCGAGAATTACGCCAAGGATGCCCTTTATCACCCTATCTCTTTATTCTATGTGCACATGGCTTATCCTCGCTGATCATTGACGCGGAAAGACGGGGAGCCATCCATGGATGTTGTGTTAGTAGAGGCGGACCAACCATTTCTCATCTACTATTTGCCGATGATAGTCTCCTCTTTTGTAAAGCGAAGGAGGAAGAATGTGGAATCTTGAAGCAACTACTGCAGGATTATGAGGAGGCCTCAGGACAGTCTATCAATTTTGCAAAGTCTGGTATCATGTTTAGCAGCAATCTGGCCCGAGAAGAACAACAAACCTTATCAAACATCTTTGGGATTACAAAAGATATGCGAGCTGGAAAATATCTCGGATTGCCTTCACTCATAGgaaaaaataaaagagaaaTATTCAGCTACATAAAAGACAGACTTTGGAAACGGATTCACAGCTGGAGAGGCAAATGTTTATCTAAAGCAGGAAGAGAAGTCCTGATTAAAGCGGTTGCCCAAGCCCTCCCTTCTTACTGTATGAATGTATTCCTATTACCAAAATCCACCATTGATGAACTCCAGCGAATCATGAACTCGTTTTGGTGGGGTTCTCGGCCAGATGGAAATCGAGGTATTAAATGGCTAAGCTGGGAGCGTCTCTGTACTAGAAAGATTCATGGGGGAATGAGCTTTAGAAACTTGGAATCATTTAACTTAGCAATGCTGGGTAAACAAGCATGGAACCTAATCTCTAAACCTATGTCTCTCATGGCTAGGGTCCTAAAAGCGAAATACTTTCCCAACTCGAGCTTTTTGGAGGCTTCGCTTGGCCACAATCCTAGTTATATCTGGCGAAGCCTGTGGAACTCTAAGTTTATCATGCATAAAGGGATCCGCTGGAGAGTGGGAGATGGGCATAATATTCGTGTATGGAAGGACCCCTGGCTACGTGATCCACATAACTTCTATATTGAATCTCCTCCAGCAATGGCCACAGAAACTATGACAGTAAAAGAACTCATCAATCCCTCCGCTCAACAATGGGATATAGAACTGCTACAAGGTCTATTATGCAATCGAGATGTTAGAGAAATACTGAACATTCCTATGCACTTGAACACTGAAGGAGACAAATGCATATGGCATCATGGGAATAATGGTAAATACTCTGTACGCTCAGGATACAAAATTGCCCAAGAGATCCTAGTGGGGAGTGAAGAAAATAAGATCCAAGGAGAGTGGCAGAAGCTGTGGAACCTAAAAATCCCACCCAAGGTAAAGACGTTTCTATGGCGTACAGCTAGGGATGTTTTACCGAACAGAGGAAATCTCCAAAAGAAACACATAACAGTACCAATTTCGTGTGCTACTTGTGGAAGTGAGTGGGAAAATTCCTGGCACCTCTTCATTTTCTGTCCACTTGCAAAACACTGCTGGGAGATTATCGGTATGTGGCATCTTGTGCTATCCTTATCAAATGAGGCAGAAGGCTTTGTACAGTGGCTATTCCAAATCCTTAGTAAGGCTCCGGAAACTGCAATGGACAAAATTGCAATGGTGTTATGGGGTATATGGAGAGCTCGCAACGAGAAACTATGGAACAGGATATCGAATACAGCTCATCAAGTTGTTGATTCAGCGATGCAGTTGCTATCTGATTGGAAGGGGGTGCGTGGCATTGAGGGATCAAATGAAGCTAATAGGCAACAGTCCAACCAGTCTTATACTTGGAAAAAACCACAAGCACCAACTTTCAAATGTAATGTAGATGCAACATTACAGAATGAAAGTAGAAACACAGGAATGGGAATGGTGCTTCGAGACTCCATGGGCTCCTTCATAAGTGCCAGAACAAATGCCATCCCAGGCCTAGTGGAAATCAAAGAAGCTGAAGCAATGGCCTTCAAAGAGGCTCTCAGTTGGGTGGATGACATGGGCCTACAAGAGGTAACATTTGAATCAGACTCTAAAGCTGTAATCGATGCATTTAATTCACGAAGAGAGGATGATTCAGAATTTGGTATACTAATTTCTGCGTGCCGAGTAATCCTTCGTCAACGACCATttgtcaaaaaaataataataatagctttattcaccaaaaaaataaaatatattaaaaccatgtgtgtgtatatatacctTAATATGATATTCACTCATTTTAATGATTACATtaattatatgaaaaaaaaatctaataccTTAAAGAATCGAGGTAAAGATTGATAATAGCATATACCACTCGAGAAAATGAATCCTTATTTTCACGATTATAtgctttttaagaaaattattttaaggaTCTCTCACTTTGTTAGATAaattttaggcaaaaacttgtatgagacggtatCATCGATCGTAATTTGTaggacagatatcttatttgggtcatccatgaaaaaatattgctttttatgctaagaatattactttttatcgtgaatatcagtagaattgactcgtctcacaaataaaaattcgtgagatcgtctcacaagagactactctaaattttattacttatataaatattttccaactaacttttttttaaaaaaaaaaatcatatattttactCGATTATATTAATTACGATTCACGTTAAAAAACCGATACTTTGATTCCATTCATTACGTTAATTCCTGGGGGTATTTGGtcaaacaataaaattatattatattatattatattatattatatcaatATCATTTAAAACAAAAGATTAcagtaaaaaatatatataaaggaAATGGAGAGAGATTTTAATTTGATcgaatgaaaaaatatattaattttttttattatattttgagtATTATATGAAAATGATACTAAAAGACCACCGAGTAGTAAATGTGCAATGCACCAAACCAATCATTGACAAAATCACCGTCGTGCTTCGTCCCCTCGGATGAGCAAGCATCCAATACACTCGTTGACTACTCAACGAAGCTTTGGCTCCAAGCTTTTTATATTCATCTCAAGATTGGATATTATGCTCTCCGTCAAAATTATTTTCCTTTGGGAAAACCCACCAAGAATCTGAATGATCTTGATTCCATGGCGTATAATTTCAACACCAGTGTTAGGATGGACCCCCAGACGGCGGCGGAGAAGGCGGTGTCTGTCATTGGGTTCGGCTACGATCTGACTTCGGATATTCGGTTATCGGCGTGTAAACCCGGTCCATCATCGTTGGGTCTGATCGAGATGCACCGGGACCGGAAGAAGGACCTCGTGGTGCCCGGCAACGTCGTCGTCCCAAACGTCCCCGCTTCCATCAAGTGCGACAAAGGCGAGCGCACCAGGTTTCACTCCGACGCACTCCCCTTCAATCAGGTTAGCTTATATATCTCGTagaattttgtttatttttagatttagatcATTCGGTGAAAATTGAAATGTTGTATGAGTTTTGAAAATCGGTTGTTTTGTAATTTGGTGGCGTTATCTTTTAATAATGCTCGAAGGCTGGGGTAGAAGAATGTACAATCTCGCTATAGTTTAGAAGTTGAATACCAGGGTCGACCATGAAATGGCCttatatttcttgaaaaattactTATCAACTGCTCGTCGTAGTGGGAAAGCAagatatgttatgatttatcatGTCAAGACTCCAGATAGACAACCAATGAGTAGCGAACAAGATTGAAAATTATCGCATAATTCATGTTCGCCTTCATTTTTCTTAGCTTGTTTAAGAGTCTCACAAAACCCATCTGTCTGAAATCACGGGGTCTCTGCCTCCGATGAATTGTGGCTTAAGTATGAAATCCAGTTCTTTATTCATTACAGAGAGTTGATTTGCAGTTTCTGAGCTGAAAGTCAACTCTGAGCATCTCAGTCTGAAATTCGAGTGGTTCAACAAAATGCTGATTGATTGGATTTTCAGTCAATCTCATCCATGTGATGCGCCGTTTTTTTTGACAATTTGCTGTTTTAGAGCTGATGTTTTGAGATATATTAGTCATTGCTCAGTATTTGGTCATCAGGAAAGTGTTTCTCAGCATCCGAGTAGAACTATTCAACTATTACATTATTGGTATAAATTGGCTGGCTACATATTTGAGTTGAAGTTGCTGATCCAGCTGAGAGATTGCTTTGTTCTTGGTACATGAATCAGAAGtagaattttaatataaaaatattaaatttattattgaAAACCATCTATTTCATCTGCACTTCTTACGTTAATAGGGTGGACATATTTTTAATGCTCGTTGGGAGCTTCCAATAAGTATATAATTTGATAGAAGTTGCATGCTATCTTAGTGAGATTATAACCTTCACTTCAATCCACAAGTTTCAAGACCTTAATCTATTTAGAACATATATTTTCAGATGTCAGAGCAATTTAACCAGGAATTAGCTTTATCTGGTAAAATACCTTCGGGTCTGTTCAATGCAATGTTCGGGTTTAAGGGGTGCTGGCAGAAGGATGCGTCAACTTCAAAAATTCTAGCTTTTGATGGTTGGCTGATTAGCCTTTATACGATTGAGTTTGCAAAAACTCATATAATGCTCTCTGATCAAGTGAAAAAGGAAGTGCCACCTACATGGGATCCTGCTGCTCTTACTGAGTAAGATCCTTAGCTCGAAGCTCATTCCATTTTTTGTGGCAAAGTCTTGATAACAAAAATCACTTTATGGGTAATTAACCCACTCTGCCTGTGATCTTCAGGTCAGTTTACAGCATGTGACAATTTTTCTTAATATAAAACTTCTAACATTTCTTGGTCGCATCCTATTACAGTGACTGATGTCTGTCAAATTTCACGCTGTGAATTCTGTGTAAAAGTGGATGGATATAAGGCTGTTAAGGGACTTGATTAACTATGAAAACTATGTCCTGATTTTTGTATACTACGAACTGTTTATTCTCTTAAAGCATCTTAACAACttgatttaaatatataataacttTGTATGAACGATATGATTTGACAGGTTTATTGATAAATATGGAACTCATGTTATTGTTGGAGTTAAAATGGGAGGGAAAGACGTAATTCATATAAAGCAGCTTCAAAATTCAAACCTTCAGACAACTGAAGTGCAAACATTGTTGAAGCAGTTAGCCGATGAAAGATTCTCTGAAGATGGAAATATAAACGCGACACAGAACCCTCATATTTCATTAGGAAAGCCAAAGGTAATAGCAAAACTAGAATCAACACCTCATTACCACAGTTCGGTCAGTTTTCAATGGCCATACAGAAGTTTGAATCAATTTTACGAAAAATATTTACCACTGCTAGCATACAATAATGCATAcggtatttaaaaaatatattttctatgtTTACTTAATAATTTTCCATAAAATGACTCGAGGCATGGTTTGAATATCGAGGTGGCATGTGAATattgacaaataaaaaaatcaaatcctACATTGAGTATAAGATGCGTGTTAAATGGGATCCTCAGAACATTCTGGAATTCGAGAAACTTGAAAACCAATCACTCCACTAGTTTCTAATCTATTCTGCTTCAAAATATCTTTTGCTCACAGTTTGAACAAACTGGAGTCTGGGATCTTCAGCTGCCATTTCCAAATACACTGAGACCACCTGCTGTTTCTCATTCAAAAAATGATGTGAGTCCTCTATCAGCTCCTTATCTTACATAAAAAATTGCTTTCTTGCAATGAATTATCCGATTTTTTTATTGAGCAGGATCTGTTGAGTGTTCATATCAGAAGGGGAGGTTTGGATCGTGGCCAAAGTCACAACGAGTGGCTCTCAACCGTATCACAATCTCCTGATGTCATATCGATGTCATTTGTGCCTATCGCATCTCTTTTAAGTGGTGTTCCAGGCAGTGGATTTTTAAGTCACGCAATTAATCTATACCTACGTTGTAAGTACTCTCTCACCAAGATATAAAATGTTAGTACTTCGAGAGTTTCTCTCACCAAGATATAAAATGTTAGTACTTCGAGAGTTTCTCTTTCAAATGTTGGTAGTGAAACCTGGAAATCACAAGCTTGTGTCTGATGAGCTTATTTTTGTGCAGATAAACCATTATTAGAGGAACTTGCTCAATTTTTTGAATATCAATTGCCTAGGCAATGGGCTCCAGCTTACAATGATCTTCCTCTTGGACCTCGCCGCAGGAAAAAATCGTCTCCATCTCTTCAATTAACATTATTGGGTCCTAAGCTATATGTGAATACCGTAAAGGTGAATTCTCATTTCTGGTTTTTTATGGACTAGCTATTCATATTTCCATCCAACTATTCCCGACTAAAATCATATGCAGGTTGATACTGTCAATCGGCCAGTGACTGGAATTCGCTTGTACTTGGAAGGAAGGAGGAGCAATCACCTTGCTATCCATCTGCAGCATTTATCATCTCTTCCTCAGTCTCTTCACCTTTCACACGATCATAGCTATAAGCCCGTCGATGACTCAACACACCGAGCATATTATGAACCAGTCAAATGGAGCATCTTCTCACACATATGCACAGCTCCAGTCGAGCATCAAGGAGCACTCATAGATGACTCCGCCTCAATCGTGACAATGGCCTGGTTTGAGGTCAAGAGTATTAGCATGAAAAAGGTTCTTTTCCTAAGGCTT includes:
- the LOC142522660 gene encoding MACPF domain-containing protein NSL1-like — protein: MCNAPNQSLTKSPSCFVPSDEQASNTLVDYSTKLWLQAFYIHLKIGYYALRQNYFPLGKPTKNLNDLDSMAYNFNTSVRMDPQTAAEKAVSVIGFGYDLTSDIRLSACKPGPSSLGLIEMHRDRKKDLVVPGNVVVPNVPASIKCDKGERTRFHSDALPFNQMSEQFNQELALSGKIPSGLFNAMFGFKGCWQKDASTSKILAFDGWLISLYTIEFAKTHIMLSDQVKKEVPPTWDPAALTEFIDKYGTHVIVGVKMGGKDVIHIKQLQNSNLQTTEVQTLLKQLADERFSEDGNINATQNPHISLGKPKFEQTGVWDLQLPFPNTLRPPAVSHSKNDDLLSVHIRRGGLDRGQSHNEWLSTVSQSPDVISMSFVPIASLLSGVPGSGFLSHAINLYLRYKPLLEELAQFFEYQLPRQWAPAYNDLPLGPRRRKKSSPSLQLTLLGPKLYVNTVKVDTVNRPVTGIRLYLEGRRSNHLAIHLQHLSSLPQSLHLSHDHSYKPVDDSTHRAYYEPVKWSIFSHICTAPVEHQGALIDDSASIVTMAWFEVKSISMKKVLFLRLGFSMVALAKIRRSEWDGPTSSSKKSGLISMLMSTPFSTTLKPPEKPTKVDLNSAVYPGGPPLPARTPRMSHFIDTKEMVRGPEDLPGCWVVSGAKLCVEGGMIRIKVKYSLLTILSDESLSM